One stretch of Prunus persica cultivar Lovell chromosome G1, Prunus_persica_NCBIv2, whole genome shotgun sequence DNA includes these proteins:
- the LOC18792051 gene encoding uncharacterized protein LOC18792051, translating to MELPELSLAPTQAHVVFKKSINGSNNPLESAESNTSRKRKLFQDHQLLKTEASFQTSVDLQLKDPLPLDWEQCLDLESGKMYYLNRKTSRKSWNWPMDQAVNLELNISTISGSSSDQRSSPSLKTIEEAKNEEQQSNMVALACFNCHLLVILSKSSPCCPNCKYVHSLPTSIQPNYNSS from the exons ATGGAACTTCCAGAGCTCTCTTTAGCTCCAACACAGGCACATGTGGTGTTTAAGAAAAGCATTAATGGTTCTAATAATCCATTGGAATCAGCTGAAAGCAACACTTCTAGGAAGAGGAAGCTTTTCCAAGATCACCAACTCCTGAAGACTGAAGCATCTTTTCAAACAAGTGTTGATCTTCAACTTAAAGACCCCCTACCATTAGATTGGGAGCAGTGTCTTGATCTTGAg TCAGGAAAAATGTACTACCTAAACAGAAAGACCTCAAGGAAGAGTTGGAACTGGCCTATGGACCAGGCAGTGAACCTTGAGCTGAACATCTCAACCATCTCAGGTTCAAGTTCTGATCAGCGATCCAGCCCAAGCCTTAAGACAATCGAAGAGGCCAAGAATGAGGAGCAACAAAGTAACATGGTGGCTTTGGCTTGTTTCAATTGCCATCTCCTTGTCATTCTCTCCAAGTCTTCTCCTTGTTGCCCCAACTGCAAATATGTCCACTCACTTCCAACTTCCATCCAaccaaattataattcatcTTAA
- the LOC18790983 gene encoding vesicle transport protein GOT1: MAYELTEQKKIGLGLLGFGLFFTFLGVVLFFDRGLLALGNIFWLTGVALLLGFRSTWNLITSKANIKGSASFLLGLFFLFVRWPIVGIILEIYGCLVLFGRFWPSVKAFLYEVPMLGWIIRFLF; encoded by the exons ATGGCTTATGAATTAACCGAGCAAAAAA AGATTGGGTTGGGTCTCCTTGGGTTTGGTCTATTTTTCACATTTCTCGGTGTAGTGCTTTTCTTTGACAGAGGTTTGCTTGCTCTAGGGAAT ATATTTTGGTTGACTGGAGTGGCCCTTTTACTTGGCTTCCGGTCGACATGGAATCTCATCACTAGCAAAGCAAACATAAAG GGTTCTGcatcttttcttcttggtctatttttccttttcgttCGGTGGCCAATAGTTGGGATAATCTTGGAAATATATGGTTGTCTTGTTCTGTTTGG TCGTTTTTGGCCATCTGTGAAGGCGTTCCTCTATGAAGTTCCAATGTTGGGATGGATCATAAGGTTTCTTTTCTG A